One genomic window of Streptomyces sp. NBC_01498 includes the following:
- a CDS encoding DMT family transporter: MSAVTPPRTGRTGPSPAGPQPLGPSSRRTIDWRIRFGVLSLIWGFSFLLIKVGTESYAPFQVTFGRLFFGTAVLAVAIAVRRERLPRGARTWGHLAVAALILNAVPFSLFAYAELTIPSTLAGICNATSPLWGMLLSLVALSEDRPTRRRVGGLGLGFIGVLTVLGAWQGFSGLDVTGTAMALLASLSYAVGWIYVRRTLAGSGSSHLSLTGAQLFLATVQLAVVTPLFTDLPTSFPVVPLLAVVALGSLGTGLALLIQYGLVAEVGPTTGQMVTYFVPVIATAAGVAVLDEPLHWNTPVGALVILVGAALTQQRGGGSRTAGGSVPKLAAPAAVAARVRPPAPIAASASVRAPAPASATAGPATLTATLTPTTCPVPSPAPAPAPAPGMAPFAADQP, translated from the coding sequence ATGAGCGCAGTGACCCCGCCCCGTACCGGGCGCACCGGACCTTCCCCGGCCGGACCCCAGCCCCTCGGCCCGTCCTCCCGCCGCACGATCGACTGGCGGATCCGCTTCGGTGTGCTCTCGCTGATCTGGGGCTTCAGTTTTCTGCTCATCAAGGTCGGCACCGAGAGCTACGCGCCGTTCCAGGTGACGTTCGGCCGGCTGTTCTTCGGTACGGCCGTGCTGGCCGTCGCCATCGCCGTACGGCGTGAGCGGCTGCCGCGCGGCGCCCGCACCTGGGGTCATCTCGCGGTGGCCGCGTTGATCCTCAACGCCGTGCCGTTCTCGCTGTTCGCGTACGCCGAGCTGACCATCCCGTCGACCCTCGCGGGCATCTGCAACGCCACGTCACCGCTCTGGGGCATGCTGCTCTCCCTCGTGGCGCTCTCCGAGGACCGGCCGACCCGGCGCCGGGTCGGCGGTCTGGGCCTGGGCTTCATCGGCGTACTCACCGTGCTCGGCGCCTGGCAGGGCTTCTCCGGGCTGGACGTCACCGGCACGGCCATGGCCCTGCTGGCCTCGCTGAGCTACGCCGTCGGCTGGATCTACGTACGCCGCACCCTCGCGGGCAGCGGCAGCTCGCATCTCTCGCTCACCGGGGCCCAGTTGTTCCTGGCGACCGTGCAACTGGCCGTCGTCACGCCGCTGTTCACCGATCTGCCGACGTCCTTCCCGGTGGTGCCGCTGCTCGCCGTGGTGGCGCTCGGCAGTCTCGGTACGGGGCTGGCCCTGCTCATCCAGTACGGTCTGGTGGCCGAAGTGGGCCCGACGACGGGCCAGATGGTGACGTACTTCGTGCCCGTGATCGCGACGGCCGCCGGAGTGGCCGTCCTCGACGAGCCGCTGCACTGGAACACCCCGGTCGGCGCGCTCGTGATACTCGTCGGCGCGGCCCTCACCCAGCAGCGGGGCGGCGGTTCCCGCACGGCGGGCGGCTCGGTACCGAAGCTCGCGGCACCGGCCGCCGTTGCGGCTCGGGTACGGCCCCCGGCTCCGATAGCGGCCTCGGCCTCGGTACGGGCCCCTGCCCCCGCGTCGGCCACCGCCGGACCGGCAACCCTGACCGCGACCCTGACACCGACCACGTGCCCGGTCCCGTCACCGGCACCGGCACCGGCACCGGCACCGGGCATGGCTCCGTTCGCCGCCGATCAGCCGTAG